One Desulfallas thermosapovorans DSM 6562 genomic region harbors:
- a CDS encoding DUF2269 family protein, with protein MPKIGLTGKAWLKGFHIFFACMWIGSAAAMLLLGFVRNHISNGNELWAVNMSVKLIDDFIIIPAAIGCLITGILFSWLTNWGFFKYKWIILKYIINISAILFGTFYLGPWVNGMEAISRVEGLAALQNATYLQFAAMNRYLGSLQAFVLVLAAFISVFKPWGKRAGK; from the coding sequence ATGCCAAAAATAGGCCTTACGGGAAAAGCGTGGTTAAAGGGTTTCCATATCTTTTTTGCCTGTATGTGGATCGGCTCAGCCGCAGCCATGCTGCTGCTTGGCTTTGTTAGAAACCACATTTCCAACGGGAATGAACTCTGGGCGGTCAACATGTCAGTGAAATTAATTGATGACTTTATCATTATCCCTGCGGCAATAGGCTGTTTGATTACAGGTATTTTATTTTCATGGCTAACCAACTGGGGTTTTTTTAAATATAAATGGATCATCCTTAAATATATAATTAATATATCAGCAATCTTATTTGGCACCTTTTATCTGGGTCCCTGGGTTAACGGCATGGAAGCCATCTCCAGGGTTGAAGGGCTGGCGGCGCTGCAAAATGCAACATACTTGCAATTTGCTGCAATGAACAGGTATTTGGGTTCATTGCAAGCCTTTGTCCTGGTTCTGGCGGCCTTTATTTCCGTATTTAAACCCTGGGGGAAAAGGGCTGGTAAATAA
- a CDS encoding 4Fe-4S binding protein has translation MGHMAGKDIYRRLGEKIDNLTVKSPWNEALHRVLKELYTEEEADLVVQMPYLLSSADRIAGITGIDPEIMQGRLASLAEKGLVLDLYHDGRYYYMPSPLMVGIFEFTMMRSGSFNPTVAANLFYAYLSGSGDFYRANAGDGQQIALARALPYTDAVAPEDVVEILPYEKAEAIVDSHRQYAIGTCACRHEKLHSGHKNCSVPLDTCMSFGYAADYLIRHNMAVQVSRGQAMENLARCRELGLVFCADNVQRNVTFICCCCACCCNMLQGINRFGYPGFIKTSGFIATVESDKCTGCGRCAAACPVKAIRLAPVQRGNPANSVLAGALPARGGAPVGLDAVAPLPGQGNETLGYPESKPVSGPASGSVQKPVKFSLIDEDICLGCGVCVTQCVFRALRLRKRRQRVLPPETTFERNILACLERGTLQNYIFDDPGAVTHRVMRGILGGILKLPPVKKALVRDTFRSAFINTLVAVVKLTDKHWITKL, from the coding sequence ATGGGGCACATGGCGGGTAAGGATATATATCGCAGGTTGGGCGAGAAAATTGACAATCTCACCGTGAAATCCCCTTGGAACGAGGCCCTGCACCGGGTACTCAAGGAGTTGTACACCGAAGAAGAAGCGGACCTGGTGGTGCAAATGCCCTACTTGCTTTCCAGTGCGGATAGAATTGCCGGTATAACCGGCATTGATCCTGAAATAATGCAGGGCCGTCTGGCAAGTTTGGCGGAGAAGGGGTTGGTGCTGGACCTTTACCATGACGGCCGGTACTATTACATGCCCTCTCCGCTTATGGTCGGTATATTCGAGTTTACCATGATGCGCAGCGGCAGCTTTAACCCCACGGTTGCGGCGAACCTGTTTTACGCCTACCTGTCCGGCAGCGGGGATTTTTACCGGGCTAACGCCGGTGACGGGCAGCAAATCGCCTTGGCCAGGGCTCTACCATATACAGATGCGGTGGCACCGGAAGATGTGGTGGAAATTCTGCCATATGAAAAAGCCGAGGCCATTGTGGACAGCCACAGGCAATATGCCATCGGTACCTGTGCCTGCCGGCACGAGAAGCTGCACAGCGGCCACAAAAACTGTTCCGTGCCCCTGGACACCTGCATGTCCTTTGGTTATGCTGCGGATTATTTGATCAGGCATAATATGGCCGTGCAGGTCAGCCGCGGTCAGGCAATGGAGAACCTGGCCCGCTGCCGGGAATTGGGGCTGGTGTTTTGCGCCGATAACGTGCAAAGGAACGTCACCTTTATTTGTTGCTGCTGTGCTTGCTGTTGCAATATGCTCCAGGGCATCAATAGGTTCGGGTATCCCGGCTTTATCAAAACCTCCGGCTTTATTGCAACTGTGGAGAGTGATAAATGCACGGGCTGTGGCCGGTGTGCCGCGGCTTGCCCGGTAAAGGCCATCCGTTTGGCGCCTGTCCAAAGAGGTAATCCGGCCAATTCGGTGCTGGCCGGTGCGCTGCCCGCCCGGGGTGGAGCACCGGTTGGTTTGGACGCAGTCGCTCCGCTACCCGGTCAGGGTAACGAAACCCTTGGTTACCCGGAAAGCAAGCCCGTGTCCGGGCCGGCTTCCGGCAGCGTACAGAAACCCGTGAAGTTTTCCTTAATAGATGAAGATATCTGCCTGGGGTGCGGGGTGTGCGTAACGCAATGTGTTTTTCGGGCACTGCGGCTTAGAAAACGCCGCCAGAGGGTGCTGCCCCCGGAGACCACTTTTGAACGCAACATACTGGCCTGTCTGGAAAGGGGAACCCTGCAGAACTACATATTTGACGATCCCGGTGCCGTCACCCACCGGGTGATGCGGGGTATCCTGGGGGGTATTCTGAAACTACCCCCGGTTAAAAAAGCGCTGGTCAGGGATACATTCCGTTCCGCTTTTATTAATACACTTGTGGCGGTGGTAAAGCTAACGGATAAACACTGGATTACCAAACTTTAA
- a CDS encoding HAD-IA family hydrolase, which produces MIKHVIFDFDGTIVESRYLTVELLNELAPKYRLREIKEDEYEYLRSLSIPQRCRAINLPFYKLPLLKHELTQKYRRATRSLQANKGMKEVLQQLKAKGLALSIISSNSANNIKDFLDHNNINLFDNIISSGGIFGKDKAIGVFLARHSLSSSEVIYVGDECRDIVACRKNNIGVIAVTWGYDAEELLADCGPDLLAQNPSEICDFILCQM; this is translated from the coding sequence ATGATTAAACATGTCATTTTTGATTTCGACGGTACCATTGTGGAATCACGTTACCTGACCGTTGAATTGCTAAATGAACTGGCCCCCAAATACCGGCTCAGGGAAATAAAGGAAGATGAGTATGAATACCTGCGCTCTTTATCCATTCCCCAAAGGTGCAGGGCCATTAATCTTCCCTTTTACAAACTTCCCCTGCTTAAACATGAATTAACCCAAAAATACAGACGGGCCACCCGTTCTTTACAAGCCAACAAAGGCATGAAGGAAGTACTGCAACAACTCAAAGCAAAGGGACTGGCGCTCAGTATTATTTCATCAAACTCAGCCAACAATATTAAAGATTTTCTGGACCATAACAATATTAACCTTTTCGATAACATTATTTCCTCAGGTGGAATATTTGGTAAAGACAAAGCCATTGGGGTTTTTTTGGCCAGGCACTCTTTAAGCAGCAGTGAAGTGATTTATGTGGGGGACGAATGCCGGGATATTGTCGCCTGCCGGAAAAACAACATCGGAGTTATTGCCGTAACATGGGGGTATGACGCAGAGGAACTGCTGGCGGATTGCGGCCCGGACCTGTTGGCGCAAAACCCCTCGGAGATATGCGATTTTATCCTGTGCCAAATGTAG